One Brachyspira pilosicoli P43/6/78 genomic window carries:
- the map gene encoding type I methionyl aminopeptidase gives MFIKSNTTDIVKPSIKDEKAIENIKKAAQIAQEAIDLAFEYSLSGTRASKIDKDVEKFIKSKGAYPANLEVPEYGFSTSISIGNEIAHGRPTNKKILVQGDIICIDIGVKYNGYYADCARTMVVKGNQLSSTNKKAYKLIKACKESLEHAIYKLRPNILLSTYGREVEKKVNEYGYSIIKSLTGHGVGYEYHEAPYIYNFYHPNNDVKLEENMVLALELMITEGSDKYIIENDGWTISTADYSFAAHFEHTVLIKKNGVEILGID, from the coding sequence ATGTTTATTAAAAGCAATACAACAGATATTGTAAAGCCTTCTATCAAAGATGAAAAAGCCATAGAAAATATTAAAAAAGCAGCTCAAATAGCACAAGAAGCTATAGACTTAGCTTTTGAATATTCTCTATCAGGAACAAGAGCTTCAAAAATAGATAAAGACGTTGAGAAATTTATAAAATCTAAAGGGGCATACCCTGCCAATTTAGAAGTGCCTGAATATGGTTTTTCTACAAGCATATCAATAGGAAATGAAATAGCACATGGCAGACCAACAAATAAAAAAATATTAGTGCAAGGCGATATTATATGCATTGATATAGGAGTTAAATATAACGGCTACTATGCTGACTGTGCTAGAACTATGGTTGTTAAAGGCAATCAATTAAGTTCAACAAACAAAAAAGCATATAAATTAATTAAAGCTTGTAAAGAATCTTTAGAACATGCTATATATAAATTAAGACCCAATATACTTTTAAGCACCTATGGAAGAGAAGTTGAAAAAAAAGTAAATGAATATGGATACAGCATAATAAAATCTCTTACAGGTCATGGTGTTGGATATGAGTATCATGAAGCTCCTTATATATATAATTTTTATCACCCAAATAATGATGTAAAACTAGAAGAGAATATGGTTTTGGCATTAGAATTAATGATAACTGAAGGCTCTGATAAATATATAATAGAAAATGATGGTTGGACTATATCTACAGCCGACTACTCTTTTGCCGCTCATTTTGAACATACTGTTTTAATTAAAAAAAATGGCGTTGAGATATTAGGAATAGATTAA
- a CDS encoding PepSY-like domain-containing protein, translating into MIKKILSSLIVLAIFSTSILFADMVVPASALPKQAVTFIKKIYPNAQIWKVERDGGKFDVNLSNGASIDFLTNGDWVNIDGEYNGVPFSVLPQAVANTVKKTYPQAMITSVEKEWGNYKIKLNNMMEMFISSDGSLMGQQFDD; encoded by the coding sequence ATGATAAAAAAAATATTATCTTCATTAATAGTATTAGCAATTTTTTCTACATCAATTTTATTTGCTGATATGGTAGTTCCAGCTTCAGCGTTGCCTAAACAAGCTGTAACATTCATAAAAAAAATATACCCTAATGCTCAAATATGGAAAGTAGAAAGAGACGGCGGAAAATTCGATGTAAATCTATCAAATGGTGCTAGTATAGATTTTTTAACTAACGGCGACTGGGTAAATATAGACGGAGAATATAACGGTGTACCTTTCAGTGTATTGCCTCAAGCTGTTGCTAACACAGTAAAAAAGACATATCCTCAAGCTATGATTACAAGTGTAGAAAAAGAGTGGGGAAATTATAAAATAAAACTCAACAACATGATGGAAATGTTTATATCATCTGATGGATCATTAATGGGACAGCAATTTGATGATTAA
- a CDS encoding MBL fold metallo-hydrolase has product MKVRFLGSRGSIPTPGTSFSEYGGNTSCIQVIDDEGNYIILDAGSGLKNLGYYALKSEKKESIILLTHFHWDHIIGIPFFAPFYSNKYSFTIYGPKDNHEEMYETINNILAKDYFPINLEQFGASIKFEPFYEGKKINYGNMTVEALWVNHPCYTLSYKITSNDKTLVYLTDHEPYKKRLHIQHPSLDHYNNNANLLHARLIDYVRGANVLIIEGEYTKSEYINGHVGWGHSTLNDAIQVGLDAEVPYVIIHHHNQDRTDAQIKLIYNKLLAFLRKENIDLQLAFAKESSYIII; this is encoded by the coding sequence TTGAAAGTTAGATTTTTGGGAAGCAGAGGCTCTATACCAACCCCTGGTACTAGTTTCAGTGAATACGGCGGTAATACGTCTTGCATACAAGTTATAGATGATGAAGGAAACTATATTATTCTTGATGCTGGAAGCGGATTAAAAAATCTTGGATATTATGCTCTTAAAAGTGAAAAAAAAGAAAGTATTATTTTATTAACACATTTCCATTGGGACCATATTATAGGAATACCTTTTTTCGCACCATTTTATTCTAATAAATATAGCTTTACAATATACGGCCCTAAAGATAATCATGAGGAAATGTATGAAACAATTAATAATATATTAGCTAAAGATTATTTTCCTATCAATCTTGAGCAGTTTGGTGCTTCTATTAAATTTGAACCCTTCTATGAAGGTAAAAAAATAAATTATGGAAATATGACAGTAGAAGCATTATGGGTTAATCACCCTTGCTATACTTTATCATACAAAATCACTTCTAATGATAAAACTTTAGTATATTTGACAGACCATGAACCTTATAAAAAACGTCTCCATATACAGCACCCATCATTAGACCATTATAATAACAATGCTAATTTGCTTCATGCTAGGCTAATAGATTATGTGAGAGGGGCTAATGTTTTAATTATAGAAGGGGAGTATACAAAAAGCGAATATATTAATGGGCATGTTGGCTGGGGGCATTCCACTTTAAATGATGCTATACAGGTGGGTCTTGATGCGGAAGTGCCTTATGTTATTATTCACCATCATAATCAAGATAGAACTGATGCACAAATAAAATTGATTTACAATAAACTTTTAGCTTTTTTAAGAAAAGAAAATATAGATTTGCAATTGGCTTTTGCAAAAGAAAGTTCTTATATTATCATTTAA
- the flgE gene encoding flagellar hook protein FlgE: MMRSLFAGVSGLQNHQTRMDVVGNNISNVNTYGFKKGRVTFKDMISQSLSGAAKPQEDRGGINPQQVGLGMQVATIDTIHTQGALQVTGVNTDLAIQGEGFFIEKKGNSSYYTRNGAFSIDKNGYLVNPSNGYKVQGWNAVLNPETGMMELNTAAGVEDLIIPVGSKDPARATQNTKFFCNLQKNSDTHQADLTIYDSTGIPRQLRATFNRTDVNRWDMVIEIPEATEGSVSVSAGDPVENGGNNTFQLVFNDAGSLISVSDGTNTQTEGVLMPNVSFTYTGTDGEVNQTINLTMGEVGLFNGITQFESPSTTKAIEQDGYTMGMLEGFSFDDSGQITGVFTNGNRKTLGQVALAKFANAGGLEKAGDTLFVESNNSGAANIGVAAAEGRGSIKAGTLEMSNVDLSEQFTDMIVTQRGFQANARTITTADQLLQEVIALKR, from the coding sequence ATGATGCGTTCATTATTTGCAGGTGTATCTGGATTACAGAATCACCAAACTAGAATGGATGTTGTTGGTAATAACATATCCAATGTAAATACATACGGTTTTAAAAAAGGTAGAGTAACTTTCAAGGATATGATAAGCCAATCTTTGAGCGGAGCAGCTAAGCCGCAGGAAGATAGAGGCGGTATCAATCCTCAGCAGGTTGGTCTTGGTATGCAGGTAGCTACTATAGATACAATACATACACAAGGAGCTTTACAAGTTACTGGTGTAAATACAGATTTAGCTATTCAAGGAGAAGGTTTCTTTATTGAGAAGAAAGGAAATAGTTCTTACTATACAAGAAACGGAGCTTTCTCTATAGATAAAAATGGTTATTTAGTTAACCCTTCAAATGGTTATAAAGTACAAGGTTGGAATGCTGTACTTAATCCAGAAACAGGAATGATGGAATTAAATACTGCTGCCGGCGTAGAAGATTTAATTATACCAGTAGGTTCAAAAGACCCAGCACGTGCTACACAAAACACTAAGTTCTTCTGTAACCTACAAAAAAATAGTGATACTCACCAAGCAGATTTAACTATTTATGATTCTACAGGAATACCTCGTCAATTAAGAGCAACATTTAATAGAACAGATGTTAATAGATGGGATATGGTAATAGAAATACCAGAAGCAACAGAAGGAAGCGTAAGTGTTTCTGCCGGAGACCCTGTTGAAAATGGAGGAAATAATACTTTCCAATTAGTATTCAATGATGCTGGTTCTTTAATTTCTGTAAGCGATGGTACTAATACTCAAACTGAAGGCGTATTAATGCCTAATGTATCTTTCACTTATACAGGTACAGACGGAGAAGTAAATCAAACTATTAACCTTACTATGGGAGAAGTTGGTTTATTTAATGGTATTACACAATTTGAATCACCTTCTACAACTAAAGCTATAGAACAAGATGGTTATACTATGGGTATGCTTGAAGGATTCAGCTTTGATGACAGCGGTCAAATTACTGGCGTATTTACAAATGGAAATAGAAAAACTTTAGGACAGGTTGCTTTGGCTAAATTTGCAAATGCTGGCGGTTTAGAGAAAGCAGGAGACACTTTATTTGTAGAAAGCAATAACTCTGGTGCTGCTAATATTGGTGTTGCTGCTGCTGAAGGAAGAGGTTCTATTAAAGCTGGTACTTTAGAGATGTCTAACGTTGATTTAAGTGAACAATTTACTGATATGATAGTAACTCAAAGAGGTTTCCAAGCTAATGCTAGAACTATAACTACAGCTGACCAGTTGCTTCAAGAAGTTATAGCACTTAAGAGATAA
- a CDS encoding YbaK/EbsC family protein, with product MISEKVLKVLNELGIEHKEFEEKGATKTVEDAAKSLNIEKGQVAKSILLKPVKKDFFMLIASGDKKISSKKTKEYFGCKTNFASAEDTYNLTGFTFGGVCPFGIDERITVLVDKSMKRFDDLYIACGSDSSLAKMSYDEIINKISNIEVDLTE from the coding sequence ATGATTAGTGAAAAAGTATTAAAAGTTTTAAATGAACTTGGCATAGAACATAAAGAGTTTGAAGAGAAAGGAGCTACCAAAACAGTTGAAGATGCTGCTAAATCTTTAAATATTGAAAAAGGTCAGGTTGCAAAATCTATATTACTAAAACCGGTAAAGAAAGATTTTTTTATGTTAATAGCATCAGGTGATAAAAAAATATCTTCAAAAAAAACTAAAGAATATTTTGGATGCAAAACAAATTTTGCAAGTGCAGAAGACACTTATAATTTAACAGGTTTTACTTTTGGAGGAGTATGTCCTTTTGGAATAGATGAAAGAATTACCGTATTAGTTGATAAAAGCATGAAGAGATTTGATGATTTATATATAGCTTGCGGAAGTGACAGTTCTCTTGCAAAAATGAGTTACGATGAAATAATAAATAAAATTTCAAATATAGAAGTAGATTTAACAGAATAA
- a CDS encoding DMT family transporter, whose amino-acid sequence MGKSIFLFVGVTALSMSAIFARLANAPSSITAFYRLLFSFIIILPILLIRNLEELKKISKKDFLLSLVSGIALAGHYSLWFQSLKYTSVASSTVIVTLQPLFSIVAGYFIFKERYTKLAILGFIIAIIGSVIIGWGDFQVSTTALIGDVLAFISAGLISANFLLGQYIRKRLSALTYTGLTYFASAVFLFFVVIFTNTPLTGYPLYTWINILGLTLISTMLGHVVFMWLLKWFSASVVSMTILGEAVGACILGYFILKESISINQLIGIIIILFGIGLFLKEHKQN is encoded by the coding sequence ATGGGAAAAAGTATATTTTTATTTGTTGGAGTAACAGCATTATCAATGTCTGCAATATTTGCAAGACTTGCTAATGCCCCTTCTTCAATAACAGCATTTTATAGATTATTATTTTCTTTTATAATAATTTTGCCTATACTTCTAATAAGAAATTTAGAAGAGTTAAAAAAAATAAGTAAAAAAGATTTTCTATTATCATTAGTATCAGGCATAGCATTGGCAGGTCATTATTCATTATGGTTCCAATCTTTAAAATATACTTCAGTTGCAAGCTCTACCGTAATAGTAACGCTTCAGCCATTATTTTCTATAGTAGCAGGTTATTTTATTTTTAAAGAGAGATATACCAAATTAGCAATACTTGGTTTTATTATAGCAATAATAGGTTCTGTTATAATAGGCTGGGGAGATTTTCAAGTAAGCACCACTGCATTAATTGGAGATGTTTTAGCATTTATATCAGCAGGGCTCATTAGTGCTAACTTTTTACTTGGGCAATATATAAGAAAAAGATTATCCGCTCTCACATACACAGGTTTAACATATTTTGCATCGGCTGTATTTTTATTTTTTGTAGTAATATTTACTAATACACCTCTTACTGGATATCCATTATATACTTGGATTAATATATTAGGTTTAACTCTCATATCTACAATGCTTGGGCATGTGGTGTTTATGTGGCTTTTAAAATGGTTTTCTGCTAGCGTTGTATCTATGACCATATTAGGAGAGGCTGTTGGTGCTTGTATATTAGGATATTTTATATTAAAAGAGAGTATCAGTATTAATCAGCTTATTGGTATAATAATAATTTTATTTGGAATAGGATTATTTTTAAAAGAGCATAAACAAAATTAA